The following are encoded in a window of Microcaecilia unicolor chromosome 14, aMicUni1.1, whole genome shotgun sequence genomic DNA:
- the LOC115457398 gene encoding olfactory receptor 1019-like, which translates to MGKRNQTSVTEFILLGLSDHPQLQGLICGTVLLIYLISALGNLVFLMLMCTDPQLHKPMYFFLSNLSILDFCCPSVTLPKMLDDFFTGNKFIPYYACMIQLYFFLSFTGTELFLLTAMAYDRFVAICNPLRYSLIMKKSICVLLAAISWVTTSLAVLPVTKLVSQLFYCKSNKINHFFCDPSALMKLSCSDTHQLEIWIFAEGIFVALIPFMLTLTSYIFIISSILRIRSTEGKCKAFSTCTSHLTSVVLFYVTVICIYMRPTSMYSPALDKLFSLLYIAVIPMLNPIIYSLRNREIKEALRKIRSKKQ; encoded by the coding sequence ATGGGAAAGAGGAATCAGACATCGGTGACAGAATTCATTCTCTTGGGATTATCTGACCacccccagttgcagggtctcatCTGTGGGACGGTTCTTCTGATCTACCTGATTTCAGCACTGGGGAACCTTGTATTTCTGATGCTGATGTGCACTGACCCTCAACTCCACAAgcccatgtacttcttcctcagtAACCTGTCCATTCTGGACTTCTGTTGCCCCTCTGTCACCCTCCCAAAAATGCTGGACGACTTCTTCACAGGGAATAAATTCATTCCTTACTATGCATGCATGATTCAACTCTATTTCTTTCTGAGTTTTACAGGGACAGAACTGTTCCTACTCACTGCCATGGCATATGACCGTTTCGTGGCGATCTGCAACCCCCTACGCTACTCACTTATCATGAAGAAAAGCATCTGTgtcctgctggctgccatttCCTGGGTTACTACCTCTCTCGCTGTGCTTCCCGTAACAAAATTGGTATCTCAGTTATTTTACTGCAAATCGAATAAGATTAATCATTTCTTCTGTGATCCTTCAGCACTGATGAAACTTTCTTGCAGTGACACTCACCAACTAGAGATCTGGATATTTGCTGAAGGGATCTTTGTAGCATTAATCCCCTTCATGTTAACTCTGACTTCATATATCTTCATCATTTCCTCCATCTTGAGGATCCGATCAACAGAAGGGAAATGCAAGGCCTTCTCCACCTGCACCTCCCACCTCACCTCAGTTGTACTGTTCTACGTGACGGTTATCTGCATCTACATGAGACCAACCTCCATGTATTCACCAGCCCTGGACAAGCTGTTCTCTTTATTGTACATAGCGGTAATTCCAATGTTAAACCCCATCATTTATAGTCTGAGGAACCGAGAAATAAAAGAAGCATTAAGGAAAATTAGAAGCAAAAAACAATAA
- the LOC115457399 gene encoding olfactory receptor 1019-like, translating to MAYDRFVAICNPLRYSLIMKKSICVLLAASSWVATSLAVFPVTKMVSRLFYCRSNEINHFFCDPSALLKLSSSDTHEMEIWIFAEGFIIGFIPFMLTLTSYIFIISSILRISCTEGRHKAFSTCASHLTSVVLSYVTVMSIYMRPTSMYSPALDKLFSLLYTALIPTLNPIIYSLRNREIKKCINKN from the coding sequence ATGGCATACGACCGTTTCGTGGCGATCTGCAACCCCCTGCGCTACTCACTTATCATGAAGAAAAGCATCTGTGTCTTGCTGGCTGCCAGTTCCTGGGTTGCTACCTCTCTTGCTGTGTTTcctgtgacaaaaatggtatctCGGTTATTTTACTGTAGGTCTAATGAGATTAATCATTTCTTCTGTGACCCTTCAGCACTGCTGAAACTTTCCAGCAGTGATACTCATGAAATGGAGATCTGGATATTTGCTGAAGGGTTTATTATAGGATTCATCCCCTTCATGCTAACCCTGACTTCATACATCTTCATCATCTCCTCTATCCTGAGGATCAGCTGCACTGAGGGGAGGCACAAGGCCTTCTCCACCTGCGCTTCCCACCTCACCTCAGTTGTACTGTCCTATGTGACTGTTATGAGCATCTACATGAGACCAACCTCCATGTATTCACCAGCCCTGGACAAGCTGTTCTCTTTATTGTACACAGCTCTGATTCCGACATTAAACCCCATCATTTATAGCCTGAGGAACCGAGAAATAAAAAAatgcattaacaaaaattag
- the LOC115457400 gene encoding olfactory receptor 1044-like translates to MLYNLPVRWTLILQTLCFIPPAQCLSSSQRGHEDQGSCRSRYQVKSPHSMGERNQTSVTEFILLGFSDHPQLQGLICGTVLLIYLISVLGNFVFLVLMCANPQLHKPMYFFLSNLSIMDICSTSLTLLKMLDSYLTQNYSISFHACITQVYFFMYFSAIEYLLLTEMAYDRYVAICNPLRYSLIMNKSICLLLASSSWVTAFLASFPVANMLSQLSYCKSNVINHFFCDPSVLMKLSCSDTHRVAMWIFVDGIVVGFIPFLLILTSYIFIISSILRIRCTEGRHKAFSTCASHLTSVILYCVSILCMYMKPTSMYSSARDKMVSLLYTAMVPTLNPIIYSLRNREIKNTFKKIKCKSKNSI, encoded by the exons ATGCTCTATAATCTTCCAGTACGCTGGACTCTCATCCTGCAGACTCTTTGCTTTATACCTCCGGCCCAATGTCTCTCTTCGAGTCAGCGAGGACATGAAGACCAAGGATCCTGCAGATCTC GTTATCAGGTGAAGAGCCCTCACTCCATGGGAGAGAGGAATCAGACATCAGTGACAGAATTCATTCTTCTGGGATTTTCTGACCacccccagttgcagggtctcatCTGTGGGACGGTTCTTCTGATCTACCTGATCTCTGTTCTGGGGAACTTTGTGTTTCTGGTGTTGATGTGTGCCAACCCTCAGCTCCACAAgcccatgtacttcttcctcagcAACCTGTCAATCATGGACATCTGCTCCACCTCTCTCACCCTCCTGAAAATGCTGGACAGCTACCTAACCCAGAACTACTCCATTTCTTTCCATGCGTGTATCACCCAGGTCTACTTCTTTATGTATTTCTCAGCCATAGAATATCTCCTTCTCACCGAAATGGCATATGACCGTTATGTGGCAATCTGCAACCCCCTACGTTACTCACTTATCATGAACAAAAGCATTTgtctcttgctggcttccagttCCTGGGTTACTGCTTTTCTTGCCTCATTTCCTGTAGCAAACATGTTATCCCAGTTATCTTACTGCAAATCTAATGTCATTAATCATTTCTTTTGTGACCCTTCTGTACTGATGAAACTCTCCTGCAGTGACACTCATAGAGTGGCGATGTGGATATTTGTTGATGGAATCGTTGTTGGGTTCATCCCCTTCCTGCTCATCTTGACTTCATACATCTTCATCATCTCCTCCATCCTGAGGATCCGCTGCACTGAAGGGAGGCACAAGGCCTTCTCCACCTGCGCCTCACACCTCACCTCTGTTATACTCTACTGTGTGTCTATTTTGTGCATGTACATGAAACCCACCTCAATGTATTCATCAGCCCGGGACAAGATGGTCTCCTTATTGTACACAGCTATGGTTCCAACATTAAACCCCATCATTTACAGCCTAAGGAACcgagaaataaaaaatacatttaaaaaaattaaatgcaaaaGCAAAAATAGCATCTAG